From a single Miscanthus floridulus cultivar M001 chromosome 8, ASM1932011v1, whole genome shotgun sequence genomic region:
- the LOC136473707 gene encoding probable purine permease 11, with product MAGDDGSSGSGGGGGGGIREDEVHVQIAGSSKPETSSTNETAPQNSHTKHWHWWLMVALNIFFLVAGQTASTLLGRFYYNQGGNSKWMSTFVQTAGFPVLFVALYLFRSKSPSTQTTTSNPETSVAKITLIYIALGLIIAADDLMYSYGLLYLPVSTYSLICASQLAFNAVFSYVLNAQKFTALIFNSVILLTFSAALLGVDEDSQGTNGLSRGKYILGFALTLGASATYSLILSLMQVAFEKVIKKETFSVVLNMQIYTALVATIASLIGLFASGEWKTLEGEMHAFSSGRLSYVMTLLWTAVSWQIASVGVVGLIFVVSSLFSNVISTLALPIIPVFAVIFFHDKMDGVKIIAMLMAIWGFVSYGYQLYISDKKARKTSVSVEQNS from the exons atggccggcgacgacggcagcagcgggagcggcggcggcggcggaggaggcatCAGGGAGGATGAGGTCCACGTACAGATCGCAG GATCATCCAAACCTGAAACTTCATCTACTAACGAAACAGCTCCTCAAAACTCTCATACCAAGCATTGGCATTGGTGGCTGATGGTAGCTCTGAACATTTTCTTCCTCGTTGCTGGTCAGACAGCATCGACACTCCTTGGTAGGTTCTACTACAACCAAGGTGGAAATAGCAAGTGGATGTCCACATTTGTCCAAACCGCTGGCTTTCCTGTGTTGTTCGTCGCCCTATATCTGTTCCGTTCAAAATCACCTTCTACACAAACAACCACCAGTAACCCTGAGACTTCTGTCGCCAAAATCACTCTTATATATATTGCCTTGGGCCTCATCATTGCTGCCGATGACTTGATGTATTCCTATGGCCTCTTGTACCTTCCTGTATCAACATATTCGCTCATATGCGCTAGTCAGCTGGCCTTCAATGCTGTCTTCTCATATGTCCTAAATGCTCAAAAGTTCACTGCATTGATTTTCAACTCGGTAatcctccttaccttttccgctgCACTTCTTGGAGTCGACGAAGATTCTCAGGGTACTAATGGTTTATCGCGTGGGAAGTACATATTGGGTTTCGCATTGACCCTAGGAGCCTCAGCCACATACTCACTAATTCTCTCTCTAATGCAAGTCGCATTCGAGAAGGTTATTAAGAAGGAAACTTTCTCAGTCGTGTTGAATATGCAGATATATACTGCACTAGTGGCAACAATAGCTTCTCTTATCGGGTTATTTGCGAGCGGTGAGTGGAAGACTTTAGAGGGAGAGATGCATGCCTTCAGCTCAGGGAGGCTGTCCTATGTGATGACACTTCTATGGACTGCTGTATCTTGGCAGATAGCTTCCGTGGGAGTGGTGGGTTTGATCTTTGTAGTGTCATCACTCTTTTCAAATGTGATAAGCACACTAGCTCTACCCATCATTCCAGTTTTTGCTGTGATCTTCTTCCACGACAAGATGGATGGAGTGAAGATTATTGCTATGTTGATGGCCATCTGGGGatttgtttcatatggatatcAATTATATATTAGTGACAAGAAAGCTAGGAAGACTTCAGTAAGTGTGGAGCAGAATTCCTAA
- the LOC136473709 gene encoding putative invertase inhibitor, protein MKLVSSVLFVLLILPMCRSSPLQDTCRSFAAGHPSIGYDYCIRIFQADKASAEATDARGLAAIAARIAEAKANATAARIAAMSALETDARRRDRLSVCAEVYSDAVDQLDQAEEELAHGAEGGIDDAVTQLSAALDAPETCEDAFGEADDTSPLAAEDAEFKNLATVALAVAASLTPPP, encoded by the coding sequence ATGAAGCTAGTCTCCTCCGTGTTGTTCGTTCTGCTCATCTTGCCGATGTGCAGGTCTTCCCCGCTGCAAGACACATGCAGGTCCTTCGCCGCCGGCCACCCATCCATCGGCTACGACTACTGCATCAGGATCTTCCAGGCCGACAAGGCCAGCGCCGAGGCCACCGACGCGCGCGGCCTCGCCGCCATTGCGGCCAGGATCGCCGAGGCGAAGGCCAACGCGACGGCCGCGCGCATCGCGGCCATGAGCGCGCTCGAGACGGACGCGAGGAGGCGGGACCGCCTGTCCGTGTGCGCGGAGGTGTACTCGGACGCCGTGGACCAGCTCGACCAGGCAGAGGAGGAGCTCGCCCACGGCGCGGAGGGTGGCATCGACGACGCGGTCACGCAGCTCAGCGCGGCGCTGGACGCGCCCGAGACGTGCGAGGACGCGTTTGGCGAGGCCGACGACACGTCGCCGCTGGCCGCGGAGGACGCCGAATTCAAGAACCTGGCGACCGTCGCTCTCGCCGTCGCGGCTTCACTGACGCCGCCACCATGA
- the LOC136473710 gene encoding uncharacterized protein, with protein MAIRYWPMAAAAVGFRLVLVLFGGDLHLASRPEVSTPLTSLRRLAEGYWLKQASVSPYSGSMYHGSPLLLSVLGPLTNSRPDGHHAHIYCSLIFVAVDFLAAMLIRATGHKLQMARNRSLKSIDLTKAVNDTVNVSAGGVASLIYLWNPWAIVTCVGSCTSPIENLMVVIMIYGACSRLAPLAAFGYVMATHLSLYPVILIVPVILLLGYGPDAPPPKLFLIKGSSASKSDVSDNDKTTRQRAVQQFSWKPVLHFIFWLFIWSCHVLLLSSAILKKVGGLHEMFEKTYGFILTVKDLSPNIGVLWYFFAEVFDFFRNFFLIVFNMNIIFMVLPLAIRLKHRPCFLAFVYTAIVAILKSYPSAGDSALYLGLLGLFVNELAEMQFTFFLFFGYIGVSLLSPVMHNLWIWRGTGNANFYFATGLAYTCLQTVLLVESVSSMIKHDRKLRLLVSS; from the exons atggCGATCCGGTACTGGCCGATGGCCGCGGCAGCCGTTGGGTTCCGCCTCGTCCTGGTTCTCTTCGGCGGGGACCTCCACCTTGCCTCTCGCCCTGAGGTCTCCACCCCCCTCACCTCCCTTCGCCGCT TGGCGGAAGGCTACTGGCTGAAGCAAGCGTCCGTGTCGCCGTACTCCG GTTCTATGTATCACGGTTCCCCGTTGCTCCTGTCAGTTCTTGGTCCATTAACTAATAGCAG GCCTGACGGACACCATGCTCATATTTACTGCAG TTTGATTTTTGTGGCTGTAGATTTTCTAGCAGCCATGCTCATCCGAGCAACTGGGCATAAACTCCAAATGGCACGGAATAGAAGTTTGAAGTCAATTGACCTCACAAAGGCAGTAAACGATACAG TTAATGTAAGCGCTGGAGGTGTTGCTTCTCTCATATATTTGTGGAACCCTTGGGCAATAGTCACTTGTGTGGGTTCATGTACATCACCGATCGAGAATCTAATGGTTGTAATAATGATCTATGGAGCCTGTTCAC gTCTGGCTCCTCTTGCTGCTTTCGGATATGTTATGGCCACGCATCTCTCTCTTTATCCTGTAATTCTCATTGTACCG GTCATTCTGTTACTGGGTTATGGTCCAGATGCTCCTCCACCAAAACTATTTCTTATAAAAGGGTCAAGTGCCAGTAAAAGTGATGTGTCAGACAATGATAAAACAACCAGACAGAGAGCTGTTCAGCAGTTTTCATGGAAACCAGTACTTCACTTTATATTTTGGCTGTTTATCTGGTCGTGCCATGTGTTGTTATTGAGCAGCGCGATTCTGAAGAAAGTTGGTGGCCTTCACGAGATGTTTGAAAA GACGTATGGTTTTATACTTACAGTGAAGGACCTATCACCAAATATCGGTGTCTTATG GTACTTCTTTGCTGAAGTCTTCGACTTCTTTAGAAATTTCTTTCTTATAGTCTTCAATATGAACATCATTTTTATGGTCTTGCCATTGGCCATCCGATTGAAGCATCGTCCGTGCTTTCTTGCATTTGTTTACACTGCAATTGTGGCAATATTGAAATCTTATCCATcg GCTGGAGATTCAGCTCTGTATCTTGGTCTTCTGGGCTTATTTGTCAATGAATTAGCAG AAATGCAATTCACGTTCTTCTTGTTTTTCGGATATATTGGAGTCTCCCTACTTAGTCCTGTCATGCATAATCTGTGGATCTGGAGG GGCACTGGTAATGCAAATTTCTACTTCGCCACTGGTTTGGCTTATACTTGCCTTCAG ACTGTGTTGCTCGTAGAGAGTGTAAGTTCAATGATAAAGCACGACAGAAAGCTAAGGTTACTTGTTTCAAGCTAA
- the LOC136473711 gene encoding E3 ubiquitin-protein ligase ATL4-like: protein MDALPPPAAGDPFAATLPPSLPSPSSSSSFNLSPSLLIIAALLAFVVFASVSIHLLLRCLARSSSSHRAPSPLPTRARRASEEEAEVGSTRRSAAAVAPEEAQPAEEVVDDEKERLIASLPLFTMASALAALPKSSPDCAVCLSPFSPDAELRLLPACRHAFHAACVDAWLRTTPSCPLCRTAVSLPHPPLPTAPPPPPPPAVGPSQQELLDSRVSSSNNNSRSFRVEIGSVSNRRSSAAGDDRRTYSLGSFDYRVDEEVEAIVSRITRPAVSAAAKSATTQAAPATPGEALAEAAGSRGWLREYVDRLASSASSLSGRWSARWSQGGHHSRSQSQSHRQEDSWRWDPEAVTGAAMHRAPDEEEPAFVALYRWIVGV, encoded by the coding sequence ATGGACGCCctcccgccgccggccgccggcgacCCGTTCGCGGCCACACTCCCGCCCTCATTGCCGTCGccgtcctcctcgtcgtcgttcaACCTCTCCCCCTCGCTGCTCATCATCGCCGCGCTGCTCGCGTTCGTCGTCTTCGCCTCCGTGTCGATCCATCTCCTCCTCCGCTGCCTCGCCCGCTCGTCATCGTCGCATCGGGCCCCGAGCCCGCTCCCGACCAGGGCCCGCCGCGCgtcggaggaggaggcggaggtggGGTCCACGAGGAGGAGCGCAGCGGCGGTGGCGCCGGAGGAGGCGCAGCCTGCGGAGGAGGTGGTGGACGACGAGAAGGAGCGTCTGATCGCGTCGCTGCCGCTGTTCACGATGGCGTCGGCGCTGGCGGCGCTTCCCAAGAGCTCCCCGGACTGCGCGGTCTGCCTCTCGCCCTTCTCCCCCGACGCCGAGCTGCGGCTGCTCCCGGCGTGCCGGCACGCGTTCCACGCCGCCTGCGTCGACGCGTGGCTGCGCACCACGCCGTCGTGCCCGCTCTGCCGCACCGCCGTCTCGCTCCCGCACCCGCCGCTCCCCAccgcgcctccgccgccgccgccgcccgccgtggGGCCCTCGCAGCAGGAGCTGCTCGACTCGCGggtcagcagcagcaacaacaactcgAGGAGCTTCCGCGTCGAGATCGGCAGCGTGAGCAACCGCCGCTCCTCCGCCGCGGGCGACGACCGCCGCACCTACTCGCTCGGCTCCTTCGACTACCGCGTCGACGAGGAGGTGGAGGCCATCGTGTCCCGCATCACCCGTCCCGCGGTGTCGGCGGCGGCCAAGTCGGCGACAACCCAGGCGGCGCCGGCGACCCCCGGCGAGGCGCTGGCGGAGGCGGCCGGGTCCCGCGGGTGGCTGCGCGAGTACGTGgaccgcctcgcgtcctcggcctcctccctctccgggCGGTGGAGCGCGCGGTGGAGCCAGGGCGGACACCACAGCCGCAGCCAAAGCCAGAGCCACCGGCAGGAGGACTCGTGGCGTTGGGACCCGGAGGCGGTGACGGGCGCGGCGATGCACCGCGCGCCGGACGAGGAGGAGCCGGCGTTCGTGGCCCTGTACCGTTGGATCGTCGGGGTATAG